The DNA region GCCACGATGACATCGAGCACGGCGAGCAGGTCGGCCACGGTGCGGGTGTGCGGCACGACCACGTCCATCGTGGGCACGAGCGGCCAGTTGCCGCGCACCGAGATGACGCCGCGGGACGGCGTGTAGGCGACGAGGGAGTTGTTCGAGGCAGGCGCCCGACCGCTCGACCAGGTCTCCTCGCCGAGCCCGAACGCTCCGAAGCTGGCGGCGGTGGCCGTGCCCGATCCGTTCGAGGAGCCCGAGGCGAAGGCGGCGGTCAGGAACTCGGGGTTGTACGGGCTCTCCGCGCGGCCGTACACCCCTCGCTGCATGCCGCCGTTGGCCATGGGAGGCATGTTCGTGAGGCCCAGGAGCACGGCGCCTGCGGCCCGGAGTCGCGCGATGGTGAAGGCGTCATCGGTCGCAACCAGGTTCTCGAAGGCTGGCGACCCCGCAGCCACGGTGAGCCCGCGCACCTTGTAGCTGTCTTTGGCCGTGTAGGGGATGCCGTCGAGAGGGCCGAGCGCACGGCCCGCCGCGCGGCGCTCGTCGGACGCCCGGGCGTCGGCGAAGGCCGCAGGGTTGAGCACAGGAACCGCGTTCAGCCTGATCCCCTGCCTGTCATAGGCGGCAATGCGCTCGAGGTAGGCCGCGACGAGCTCGACGCTCGTGAAGTCGCCGGCCGCCAGGGCGGCACCGAGCTGCGCGATCGAGGCCTCGACGACGTCGACCGGCCGCTGCGCTGCAGTCGAGGTCATCGCGCGACCCCGGTGGGCTGCTGCTGCGTGATGCAGTGGATGCCACCGCCGCGGGCGAAGATCTCGCGGGCGTCGACCGTGACGACCCGGCGGCCCGGGTAGGCGCCCTCGAGCAGGGTGCGTGCCCGGGCATCCGCCTCGTCGTCGCCGAAGCCGCACGCGATCACTCCGCCGTTCACCACGAGGTGGTTCACGTAGTTGTAGTCGACGAAGCCCTCCTCGTCCTCCAGTTGGGCCGGGGCCGGCAGGTCGATGATGGTCCACGACCGGCCGGCGGCATCCGTCGTCGTCTCAAGGAATGCGCGGAGGTCGCGCATCACCTCGTGGTCGGGATGAGCGGGATTCGGCTGCTCATGCAGGAGGATCGTGCCCGGCGACGGGATAGTGGCGACCATGTCGACGTGGCCGCGGGTACCGAAGTCCTCGTAGTCGCGGGTGAGACCGCGAGGCAGCCAGATGACCTTCGTGGCGCCGATGGTGCGCGCCAGCTCCTCCTCGACCCTGGCCTTGTCGGCATAGGGGTTGCGGCCGGGGTCGAGCTGCACGGTCTCGGTGATGATGACTGTGCCCTCGCCGTCGACGTGGATCGCCCCGCCCTCGTTCACCAGCATCGACGAGACGACGGGAACCGATGTCTCCCCGGCGATGAATCGGGCGATCTCACGGTCCTTGCCCCACGTCGCCCAGGCCGGAGCACCCCATCCGTTGAAGATCCAGTCGACCGCGCCGGGCCGGCCCTGCTCGTCAAACACGAAGGTGGGCCCGAAATCGCGCATCCAGAAGTCGTCGAGCGGGGCCACGACGACCTCCACCTCTGGCTTCAGATGACGACGGGCGTCGTCGACCGCCGATGGGTCGACGACCATGGTCACGGGTTCGAACTCGAGCACTGCGTGTGCGACCGATGCCCACGCGGCGCGGGCTGCCTCGCGCTCCTCCTCCGAGTCGCCGATGGTGAGTCCGGCGACGGGGAAGGCCATCCAGATCCGGTCGTGGGGAGCGGTCTCGGGGGGCATCAGCCAGGTCATGCGTTCAGCTCCAGTGCTGCCGGGCGACGGCTCGCGTCGCGGTATGGATTCGTGCGATACCAGAGCATCGCATAGAGGCTGCCGGCCACAAGGGGTCCGGCGAGGGCGGAGAAGTCGGCGCCGGCGAGGACCGCGGCGATCGGGCCGACGTAGAGGGTGGTGTTCGCCATGAGCACCGCGATGGTGGTGGCGACGAGCATCGCGATGACGCCAGGCCAGAACACGCCGTGGCTGTACCAGAACGGGCTGGTGCGGCTCTCATCGCCGAGCGCCCGACCGTCGTAGCGGTTGCGGCGCACCATGATGTCCACGGCGTAGACCGCCACCAGGGGGCCGAGCACCGTGACGCTCAGTTCGAGTGCGGCGCTGAAGGTGTCGAGGAAGTCGGGAGCGATGAACAGCGGGTAGGCCGTGATGGCTGTGGCGAGAAGTCCCGTGATCACCACGGTCCAGGCGCGTGGGATGCGCCCGAGGCGCCCGCCGAGAGCCTGGAAGTACAGGCCGGTCGAGTAGGCGCAGAGCACGTTGTTCGTGATGCTGCCGAGCACGATGACGAACAGGAAGACCGGATAGAACCAGGCCGGCACGATGGCCGCGATGGAGATCTGCGGGTCCGTCATGTCGATCACCGACCCGGCGAAGACGCCGAGCGCCGCGATGGCGACGGCCGGAATGAAGCCGCCGAGTGCCGTCCAGCCCATCACTGCCCTCTTCGACACCGAGGCCGGCAGATAGCGGGCGTAGTCGGCACCGGTGCCCCACGACAGCGGGTTGGCTGCGACGATGGCGAAGCCGAGCACGAGGATTCCCCAGTGGTCTGCCGTGGGCAGCGGCGCCGGCGCGTAGCCGTAGTCGGCCGCACCGAACACGAAGACGGCGAGCAGCACGAAGCAGACGGCGAGCGCTGCGGTGAAGGTGGGACTGAGACGGATGATCGTCGCGTGACCGTAGACGCTGATGCCGAAGCTGAGCACCGCCACCACGGCGAGCACACCCCACTCGGCGCCATCCGGCAGCGGAATGCCGAGGTGATCGAGCAGCGCCAGTGAGGCGAGGGTCGCGAAGGCGATGTTGATGATCTCGAAGAAGATGCCGATGGCCACGCCGAGCCCGGCCCCGAAGATCCGGTTGCCACGCACTCCGAACATCGAGCGCATCACGGTGACGCTCGGGGTTCCGGATGCCGGTCCGCTGATGGCGAGCCAGCCCACCGCGATCCACCACAGGTTGCCGAGCACCACGACGGCCAGCGACTCCCAGATGCCGAGACCGAGCAGCATGAGCACGCCGCCGATGACGAAGTACAGGTAGACCACATTGGCGCTCATCCAGACCCAGAACAGTTCCCGGGGCTTGCCGTGCCGTTCGCTCTCGGGGATGAAGTCGGTTCCCCGGGTCTCGATGACACCGGCCGCGTCGACCTCGTGGAGAGGGTGGGCGGATGCTGCTGCGGTTGCCGTTGCCGTGGCTGCGGCTGCTACTGCCGTTGCTGCGGCTGCGGCGTCCGCGCTTGCGGATTCCGCAGGTGCGGCATCCGAGGGTCGCGGGGAAGCGTCGATGCTCATGGGTCATGCCTCTCGATGGCCAGACGCCCTGCCGAAACAGGGCCTTGCTATTGATCGAGCGATCAATAAGATTGGGGAGACGCTACCCAGCCGGAGGTGATGATGTCAAGAGCGGTTCGTCCACGAGCGGCGCGCAAGAGCCCCGAGGAGCGTTCGGCCGAGATCCGTGCGGGAGCCCACGACGTCGCACTCGAGGGTGGTCTCTGGGCCGTGACTCTGCGCAGCGTCGCCGCGCGCGTCGGGGTGACGCCGGCTCTCGTCGCCCACTATCAGCCGAACATGGAAGTGCTGGTGGCCGACACTTTCACTGCCGTGGTCTCCGCCGAGCTGGCCGAGGTCGCGAGCATCGTCGAGCCGTACACCGCGCCGACGGACCGACTCGCAGCGCTCATCCACACGTTGGTCGAGGCTGGGCGCGACGACGTCACCGCCGTCTGGCTCGACGGCTGGAGCCTCGGTCGGCGCAGCGTCCCTCTGGCCACGGCGGTGCGTGCCCAGATGGATGCGTGGCAGCACCTCGTGCTCGGCGTCATCGAGGACGGATGCGCCACGGGCGCGTTCACCGCGTCCGACCCACAGGCGGTCGCCTGGCACCTGCTCGGCATGGTCGACGGGCTCAGCGCCCAGGGCCTGGTGTCGTACCGCGACCCAGCCGCCCGCGGACGCCTCATCACCGACGCCCTCGAGCACGCGTTGGGGCTGCAGTCGGGGGCGCTCGGGTCGCCGGGCCGACAGGCGTGACCAGCGGATGTTCAGCAGAGCGAGCTTAGGCTTGACCAATGACTTCTGAGACCTTCGACCGCATCACCATGTTCGGCGCCGAGTGGTGCAGCGACTGCCGCCGCTCCAAGCGCCTCCTCGACGGCCTCGGCGTGGAGTACGACTACGTCGACCTGGAGACCGTCGAAGACGGAGCCGACCGTGCCAAGGCGATCAGCGGACGCACCCAGATTCCCGTGGTCGTCTTCCCCGACGGCGATCACTTCGTCGAGCCGACGGATGCCACCCTGCGCGCCAAGCTCGAGACCGCCGCCGCGTAGGTTCACTTCGGGCTGAGCTCGAACCCGTCCCATTCGGGGCCCGCCGCCACGACCGCGGAGAATCATGCAGCTCCTGCTTTCGCCACTCGGGGCAGGTTGAACCTCGCCTTCCCGCCGAGTCGCGGCTCTTGATCGGGGTCGACGTGCGGCGGTGGGATGAACCACACCTCGTCCGCGGTGGCCCGGATTCCCCACCCGTCGCGGTGGATCATGTGGTGACAGAAGCTGCAGAGCAGCACTCCGTTGCCGATGTCGGTTCTGCCTTGATGTCGCTTCCACCAGCGGATGTGGTGGGCGTGGGTGTAGCCGATATTCTGGCCGCAGCTGGCGCACCCGCCGTCCCGTTCGAACAACGCGAGGCGTTGCGCTCTGTTGAACAGGCGGGCGGTGCGACCGACGTCGAGGGGGATGCTGTCGGTGCCGAGCACCATCGGGATGAGATCGGCGGATGCCGCCATGCGGCGCAGGGTTCCGGCGGAGACGGGCTGGTCGATGCCGTCGATACCTCCCAGGCCGTGCCCGGTGCGGAGAGCATCGAGGTCGATGCGGGTGATCGTGGTGACCGACGCGAGTGGCGGCAGAGTGCCGGTGCAGCCCAGCACGTGGCGCATGATCTCGACCAACGCGTCGGCCTGACGTTGCGGGATGCTGCGGTCATCGTCGATCACGGGTTCGGGTGACATTGCGGCTTCGCCGCTGCCCTTCTTCGTGCGCAGCCCGTCGGACACGATCGCCTCGATCGCCGTCTTGACGAGCCCCGCGGACTCCGGATCGAGCCGAGCGGTGAGTTCCGTCATCCCGGTGCGGGTCTGCCGTATGTTCAACGACCGGCCGAGCCATCGCTCCTCGTCCCGCGGTTCGGCGCCATCGGGATCGAGCCGCGCCTCAGCCTCTGCGATGACCCGCACCAGCAGGCTCAATGGCAGGTCGGCAGCGCGTTCGGCGAGGATCCGCTCGATGCCCTCTGCGGCGGTTGCGTCGGCCCGGGGTCCCACACGGTCGAGCATCCCGGTAATCGCCCCGGCCGCGTCGACGGAGATGAGCCCGGCGTCGAGTGCGGCGGCGACGTGCGGATGCCGCGCCGGCCTGGCCATGCCGGTGAAGTCCTGCCTGCGTGCCGTGGCAACACCCACAGCGATGAACCGGGCCGCCTCACCGGTGCCGCCGCCTGTCGATGCGGCGATCAGTCTGACCGGGGAGGAGAACCCGCTCTTCTTCGCCAACCCCTCCGCGCCCGACTCCGGGCCCGACCGTCGGCCGACCTCGGCCGCGGCCCGCACCAGGAGGGCGTCGGCATCACGGCGGAGTCGAGTCAGCGCATCCGTCACCGCCAGCAGACCCGGGCCACCCATCAGCTCGAGTCCACCCTGAGCATCGGTCGGCAACGGTCGAAAGGCGGGCAGGGCATCGGCCCACACCGCGGCCAGCGCTGCAACGTCGTGCAGCAAAGGAGCCAGTGGTGCCGGTACCTTTCCCATGCACACAGTCTCCCAGCACCCACCGACATTCGAAACGGACGAATCGCGCCATTGATCAGGGCTTTCAGGCGCAAGTGCTGTGGAATCTCGCGGCGCCAGCGAGCCTTGGGGAGGAGTGCCGGCGACTGCCAGTGGACGCCCTCCGACCGCGCGGGATTGAGTCCGTCAGCGAGCAGCCACGTACACCCACGCCGGCGTCCCCGATGCCAGCGTCACTGCCACCCGCACGTAGTCGGCCACCTCGTAGGCGTCGGCGGCCGCGAGCTGCTCCGGCGTGAGATCCAGCACCGAACCGGCAACCCTGTCCGTGGGGTCATCCGTCGCCTCGAGAATCGGATGCTGGTCCGACCCGCTCAGGGCGATGACGTGCGGGTCGGTGATCGTCAGCATCCCCAGTCGGAATCCCGGCAGAGCATCGTCGCGCGTCGGGAGTTCGGCGCCGAAGGTGCCGCGCTGCACCGAAGCGAGCCGCAGCGTCCCATAGGAGAAGAGATGTTCCACCGTCGCCGCAGTCCCGCCGCCGATACCTGCGCCGCCGCCGACACTCGGGCCGCCGCCGCCGTCGAAGCCGCCGACGTCGCCACCGCCGACGCCGCCACCGCCCATGCCACCGATCCCGCCGACGCCGCTCACGCTGACGCCGCCAACCTCGCCACGATGCTCTCGATGCGACGCTGGCGAGTGGCATCGGTCTTCGCCGACTCCACGTTCACCACATGCGCCTTCTTCGCGCTCGGTGAGAGCCTGTCGAAAGTAGCCTGCACCGGCGCCGACGCGGCGAGCGCCGCGGCCAGATCGTCGGGCACCGCCGTGACGCGCGGCTCGGTGTCGAGCGTGAGTTCCACCTCGATGGGGTCGCCGCCCTGGATGCCCGTCGCCGCACGCTTGTCGGAGCTGAAGGCGATGAGGTACTTGCCGCCCATCGGCGCCACCGTGCTGCGGTACTCGTAGCCGTTCACGGTCACGTTCACTGGAGGGCGCTTTCCGCCCCCGAGCGCCTCGATGACCTCCTCGGGCACGGGGATTCCCGTGTTGTTTCCGACCAGGAACATCGTCGTCGAGAAGCGCATGGCTCGATTATGGACCTGTCAGGCGGATGATGGGCCGGTCAGACCGACCGTGGAACCGGCCGGTTCGCCCATCGGCCAACGCCCGCAGTCCGTCGCCCGGTCAGGTCGTCGGCGGCGGGGCCTCGTCGTCATCCGTCTCGGCGCGCGATGCGTCTTCCTTCTTGTACATCTCGGTGAAGGAGACGGCGAGTGCTGTGCCGATGGCGACACCGATCGCGATCCCGATTCCCACGTTTCCCATGGCGACGCCGAGACCGGCGCCCAGCGCGATCCCGATGGCTAGGCCCAGCGCCCAGCCGCGTGCCGTCGGGTCCTTCGGATCGAATGCAGCCTTCTTCGTGTCAGCCATGAGTCGACGGTAGGCGGATGCCGTACCGGAAGGCATCCGTCGACCGGACGAACCCGCTCCCCCATGAGACGGAATCTCGAGCCGCGGATCACCGGATCATCTCTCCCGGAATAGCCGCCTCTCCTCGCCGGTTGCCCTTGGAGATGACTGCTCCACTCCGCCTCTCCGTTCTCGACCTCATTCCCGTGCGCAGCGGGCAGACGAGCTCCCAGGCGATGACCGCCTCGGTCGGGCTCGCCCAGCTTGCCGACACCCTCGGCTACACCCGCTACTGGTACGCCGAGCACCACAACATGCCTTCGGTCGCATCGACGACACCGCCCGTGCTCATCGCGGCAACGGCGGCGAAGACCGAGCGCATCCGTGTCGGCTCCGGCGGCGTCATGCTGCCGAACCATGCGCCTCTCGTCGTCGCCGAGCAGTTCGCCGCACTCGAGGCACTCGCCCCCGGGCGCATCGACCTCGGCATCGGCCGGGCCCCAGGCAGCGACCCGGTCATCACCCAGCTGCTGCGTATCAGCGGTCCGACCGCAGACGTCGACCGCTTCCCCGATCACATCGCCGACATCCAGGCGCTCATCCACCCCGGTGGAGCCGCCCTCCGCATGACGAGCGGCAGCGAGTACACGGTGCACGCGACCCCCGCCGCCGGCAGTGTTCCCACGATCTGGCTGCTCGGATCGAGCGACTACTCCGCCCGCCTGGCCGCGAGCCACGGCCTGCCCTACGTGTTCGCCTATCACTTCTCCGGCGACGGCATCGAGGCGGCCCTCGAGCTCTACCGCACCAACTACACGCCGAGTCCCGAGCATCCGGAGCCGCAGACGTTCCTCACGCTCAACGCCTCCGTCGCACCGACCGCCGAAGAGGCCCGCCGCCGCGCCCTGCCCCAGATGCGCGCGATGGCCCGCCTCCGCACCGGACGCCCGCTGAGCGTTCTCGAGACCGTCGAGGACTCCGAGAACTCGGGTCGCGACACCGCGACCGACGAGCTCGTCGCCGCCATGGAGAAGCGCTGGGTCATCGGGGCTCCGGATGCCGCCGGCCAGGCGGTCCGCCAGCTCGCCGCGCGCTACGGAGTCGACGAGGTGATGGTGTCGCCCATCAGCGGCGCGTTCGCGAGCGACCCCCTCGACGCGACGCCGGGCCGTGCCCAGACACTGGAACTGCTCGCGGGCGAACTGCTCTAGCCCCCCGCTGCTCGCCGGGCTGCCCAAGCCCACCGGGTCGGATCTGCCCACCCCCGGTCGGACTTCGCCCAGAACGCAGAAGCTGCGGGTCAGAACGCTCTCTGACCCGCAGCTTCTCCGTTCTCGCCGCTACAGCACCGGATGGTTCGAGCGGATGCTGTCGGCGGGGTCGTAGACGACCTTGATGGCGCGCAGGCGGTCGAGTGCTGATCCCCAGATGGCGGCGGGCGCCTGAGCCCCTTCGGCGAAGTTCTGGTAGAGCACCTCTGAGCGCCACGGGGAGAGGGCATCCGCCAGGCGAACCACGGATGCCGCAGCAGCGGCGCCCAGCTCGGGCGTCGCCGCGATGCCCCCGCCGAACACCAGGAACTCGGCGTCGAGGTGCGCGACGACGCCGGCTCCCCGTGGAGCGCGGCCGGCCGCACCGCCCACGTGACGGATCTCCGCCGAGAGCAGCGCAGAACCCGAGCCCGCTCCGACAGCGGCCACGAACGCGTCGACGGCGTCAGCCGTGAGCTCGGCCAGTGCGAAGCCATCGCCGACGCCGGGAACGGGACCCTGCGGGTCCATGTGCAGTTGGTCGAGCTCCGCCATCGGAGTGGGGCGGAACGTGTCGATGGCCGGGCCCAGGTCACGCAGCGGTGCGAGCACGTCGTCGGCATCGAGCGGAGGCGCCTGCAGCACCGCCTCGATCACGACATAGCTCTGGCCGCGCAGGAAGTCGGGCAACTCGGGCACGGGCGGGAACTGCAGGATGCGACCGACGCTGGTGACCTGCTCCGGCACGTCGGCGGTCCACTCGCGCCACGCCTGCAGCACCCGACTCGCGTCGGCGAGCGGGAAGAACAGCGTTCCGGCGTAGACCTCCGTCATCGGGAACAGCCGCAGTTCGATGGCCGTCACGATGCCGAAGTTGCCGCTTCCGCCACGCACGGCCCAGAACAGTTCGGGCTCATGGTCGGCGTCGATTCGGCGCAGCAGTCCATCGGCCGTGACGATCTCGATGGCGGTGACGCTATTCACGGCGAGGCCGTGCGAGCGGGCCAGCCAGCTCACGCCGCCGCCCAGCAGGTACCCGGCGATGCCGACGTCGGCGCTCGATCCGGCGAGAGCGGCGAGCCCGAAAGTCGCGGCCGGCGCGGTGACGTCGGCCCAGAGAGCACCCGACTCGCAGCGGGCGATGCGGGACTCCGGCACGATGCTCACGCGGCGGAGCGCGCTGGTGCGCAGCAGGATGGTGTCGGCCAGGGTGTCCGCACCACCGAGCGGGCCGGCATTGTGACCGGTGCTCTGCGGCGCGACGCGCAGGCCGAGCTCGCGGGCGGCGTTGACGGTCAGCACGACGTCGTGCGCGCTGCCGGCGATGACGACGGCGGCCGGATGCTGGTCGACGGCGAGGTTCCACGCCGAGCGAGCGGCATCCCAGTCGGCATCCTCCGGAAGGTGCACCGATCCGTCGAGGGCGTCGCGCAGAGCCAGGAGGGCACGGGCATCGGAGGAGGGCGAGGTCGGTGCCGGAATCGACGCGGCAGCGGGGGCGGGGATCGGTACAGCAGCCGGGGTGGCAACCGGGGCAGCGGACTGGTGGGCGATCGACTCGGCGATCGCGGCGGGCGCAGGGGTGTTCACAGATGGGTCCTTTCGGGTGAGGCGCTCCTCGGGTGGAGCTGCTCCGTCACGGAGCGGATGCCTCTACACGATCGGCGGGGCCCGAGGCCCTCCTCCGCCGCACGAGGCGCGAGCTCCATCGAACACCCGCCGGCGGCGGCGCCCATCGGTGTGCACCCGGCACTCGGCTCGGGGAGAACCCGCAGATCGATGCGGCACGGATGCAGGTATGCAGGATCACGCCCGAGGTGGCCGCGATATGCGGCCGTGTCGCCTCTGGTCCTGCATTCGTGGCGACATCTGCTCCAGCACACGACGAAGCCCCCACCCGGCGGACCGGATGGGGGCTTCGTCGTGACGCGGAGGCCGCGGGCTGTGCCTACAGGGCAGCGAGCTCGCGCAGCAGCTCGTCGCCGGGCCGCGTGTCGACGAAGTCGGCCGCGATCTCGGCGCGCTCGAGCAGCTCGCTCATGCGACGCTGACGCTGACGAGGGATGAGGGTGACCACGGTGCCCTGCTTGCCGGCGCGGCCGGTACGGCCGGCGCGGTGCAGGTAGGTCTTGTACTCGTCAGGGGCGTCGGCCTGGATGACCAGGTCGATGTCGTCGACGTGGATGCCGCGGGCTGCGACATCCGTCGCCACGAGAACGCTGACGCGTCCGGAGGTGAGCTGCGCCAGGTTGCGCGTACGGCGCCCCTGGTTGAGGTCGCCGTGGAGCGAGACGGCCGGGATTCCGGCGTCATCCAGCAGGTCGGCGAGCTGCTCGGCGAAGGCGCGCGTGCGGGCGAAGACCAGGGTCTTGCCGTCGCGGTCGGCGAGCTGCTCGATGATGGCGGCCTTGTCGCGGTGCTCGATGACGAGCACGCGGTGATCGATCGTGGAGGAGGCCTGGTCTTCACCGGCGACCTCGTGCACGGCCGGGTTCACGAGGAACTCGTTGACGAGAGTGGCGACACCCTTGTCGAGGGTGGCGGAGAACAGCAGCTTCTGGCCGCCGTCCTTGGTGTGGCGGAGGATGCGCTGCACGGGCTCGAGGAAGCCGAGGTCGCACATGTGGTCGGCCTCGTCGAGCACGGTGATGGCCACGTCGCTGAGGTCGAGGCGACCCTGCTCGATGAGGTCCTCGATGCGACCGGGGGTTCCGATCACGATGTCGACGCCGCGCTGGAGGGCACCGACCTGCTTGTACTGCGGCACGCCGCCGTAGATCTGCGTGGTGAACAGGCCGACGCTCTGGGCGATGGGCTGCACCGTGCGGTCGATCTGCAGGGCGAGCTCACGGGTCGGAGCGAGGATGAGCGCACGCGGCTTACGGCCGATCTGGCGCTTTCCGCCGGACTTGCCGCTCTGCGCCCACTGCTTCATGAGCAGTTCGACGGTGGGAGCGGCGAAGGCGATGGTCTTGCCGGAACCGGTCTTGCCGCGGCCCAGAACGTCGCGACCCTCGAGCACGACCGGGATGGTCGCCGCCTGGATCGGGAACGGGCTTGCCGCTCCGAGGGCGGTGAGGGCTGCGACGATGTTGCCGCCGAGGCCGAGGTCGCCGAAGCTCACGCCGTCGACATCCGTCGCCTCGATGGCCTGGGCCTCGAGACGCTCGAGCACGA from Leifsonia sp. Root1293 includes:
- a CDS encoding agmatine deiminase family protein, which translates into the protein MTWLMPPETAPHDRIWMAFPVAGLTIGDSEEEREAARAAWASVAHAVLEFEPVTMVVDPSAVDDARRHLKPEVEVVVAPLDDFWMRDFGPTFVFDEQGRPGAVDWIFNGWGAPAWATWGKDREIARFIAGETSVPVVSSMLVNEGGAIHVDGEGTVIITETVQLDPGRNPYADKARVEEELARTIGATKVIWLPRGLTRDYEDFGTRGHVDMVATIPSPGTILLHEQPNPAHPDHEVMRDLRAFLETTTDAAGRSWTIIDLPAPAQLEDEEGFVDYNYVNHLVVNGGVIACGFGDDEADARARTLLEGAYPGRRVVTVDAREIFARGGGIHCITQQQPTGVAR
- a CDS encoding purine-cytosine permease family protein; the encoded protein is MSIDASPRPSDAAPAESASADAAAAATAVAAAATATATAAASAHPLHEVDAAGVIETRGTDFIPESERHGKPRELFWVWMSANVVYLYFVIGGVLMLLGLGIWESLAVVVLGNLWWIAVGWLAISGPASGTPSVTVMRSMFGVRGNRIFGAGLGVAIGIFFEIINIAFATLASLALLDHLGIPLPDGAEWGVLAVVAVLSFGISVYGHATIIRLSPTFTAALAVCFVLLAVFVFGAADYGYAPAPLPTADHWGILVLGFAIVAANPLSWGTGADYARYLPASVSKRAVMGWTALGGFIPAVAIAALGVFAGSVIDMTDPQISIAAIVPAWFYPVFLFVIVLGSITNNVLCAYSTGLYFQALGGRLGRIPRAWTVVITGLLATAITAYPLFIAPDFLDTFSAALELSVTVLGPLVAVYAVDIMVRRNRYDGRALGDESRTSPFWYSHGVFWPGVIAMLVATTIAVLMANTTLYVGPIAAVLAGADFSALAGPLVAGSLYAMLWYRTNPYRDASRRPAALELNA
- a CDS encoding TetR/AcrR family transcriptional regulator, whose protein sequence is MMSRAVRPRAARKSPEERSAEIRAGAHDVALEGGLWAVTLRSVAARVGVTPALVAHYQPNMEVLVADTFTAVVSAELAEVASIVEPYTAPTDRLAALIHTLVEAGRDDVTAVWLDGWSLGRRSVPLATAVRAQMDAWQHLVLGVIEDGCATGAFTASDPQAVAWHLLGMVDGLSAQGLVSYRDPAARGRLITDALEHALGLQSGALGSPGRQA
- a CDS encoding glutaredoxin family protein, producing the protein MTSETFDRITMFGAEWCSDCRRSKRLLDGLGVEYDYVDLETVEDGADRAKAISGRTQIPVVVFPDGDHFVEPTDATLRAKLETAAA
- a CDS encoding HNH endonuclease signature motif containing protein: MGKVPAPLAPLLHDVAALAAVWADALPAFRPLPTDAQGGLELMGGPGLLAVTDALTRLRRDADALLVRAAAEVGRRSGPESGAEGLAKKSGFSSPVRLIAASTGGGTGEAARFIAVGVATARRQDFTGMARPARHPHVAAALDAGLISVDAAGAITGMLDRVGPRADATAAEGIERILAERAADLPLSLLVRVIAEAEARLDPDGAEPRDEERWLGRSLNIRQTRTGMTELTARLDPESAGLVKTAIEAIVSDGLRTKKGSGEAAMSPEPVIDDDRSIPQRQADALVEIMRHVLGCTGTLPPLASVTTITRIDLDALRTGHGLGGIDGIDQPVSAGTLRRMAASADLIPMVLGTDSIPLDVGRTARLFNRAQRLALFERDGGCASCGQNIGYTHAHHIRWWKRHQGRTDIGNGVLLCSFCHHMIHRDGWGIRATADEVWFIPPPHVDPDQEPRLGGKARFNLPRVAKAGAA
- a CDS encoding gamma-glutamylcyclotransferase family protein; translation: MSGVGGIGGMGGGGVGGGDVGGFDGGGGPSVGGGAGIGGGTAATVEHLFSYGTLRLASVQRGTFGAELPTRDDALPGFRLGMLTITDPHVIALSGSDQHPILEATDDPTDRVAGSVLDLTPEQLAAADAYEVADYVRVAVTLASGTPAWVYVAAR
- a CDS encoding YdeI/OmpD-associated family protein, yielding MRFSTTMFLVGNNTGIPVPEEVIEALGGGKRPPVNVTVNGYEYRSTVAPMGGKYLIAFSSDKRAATGIQGGDPIEVELTLDTEPRVTAVPDDLAAALAASAPVQATFDRLSPSAKKAHVVNVESAKTDATRQRRIESIVARLAASA
- a CDS encoding LLM class flavin-dependent oxidoreductase codes for the protein MTAPLRLSVLDLIPVRSGQTSSQAMTASVGLAQLADTLGYTRYWYAEHHNMPSVASTTPPVLIAATAAKTERIRVGSGGVMLPNHAPLVVAEQFAALEALAPGRIDLGIGRAPGSDPVITQLLRISGPTADVDRFPDHIADIQALIHPGGAALRMTSGSEYTVHATPAAGSVPTIWLLGSSDYSARLAASHGLPYVFAYHFSGDGIEAALELYRTNYTPSPEHPEPQTFLTLNASVAPTAEEARRRALPQMRAMARLRTGRPLSVLETVEDSENSGRDTATDELVAAMEKRWVIGAPDAAGQAVRQLAARYGVDEVMVSPISGAFASDPLDATPGRAQTLELLAGELL
- a CDS encoding FAD-binding oxidoreductase, which translates into the protein MNTPAPAAIAESIAHQSAAPVATPAAVPIPAPAAASIPAPTSPSSDARALLALRDALDGSVHLPEDADWDAARSAWNLAVDQHPAAVVIAGSAHDVVLTVNAARELGLRVAPQSTGHNAGPLGGADTLADTILLRTSALRRVSIVPESRIARCESGALWADVTAPAATFGLAALAGSSADVGIAGYLLGGGVSWLARSHGLAVNSVTAIEIVTADGLLRRIDADHEPELFWAVRGGSGNFGIVTAIELRLFPMTEVYAGTLFFPLADASRVLQAWREWTADVPEQVTSVGRILQFPPVPELPDFLRGQSYVVIEAVLQAPPLDADDVLAPLRDLGPAIDTFRPTPMAELDQLHMDPQGPVPGVGDGFALAELTADAVDAFVAAVGAGSGSALLSAEIRHVGGAAGRAPRGAGVVAHLDAEFLVFGGGIAATPELGAAAAASVVRLADALSPWRSEVLYQNFAEGAQAPAAIWGSALDRLRAIKVVYDPADSIRSNHPVL
- a CDS encoding DEAD/DEAH box helicase, which translates into the protein MPNNKKPAGGRPAKNFDPYARSGKNGPKSGSRSPGHRGYKPESEAPAKKARWNADERAERAASGAGERRSYGNDRPSYNNDRPQRGERGERPAYGQRSERPAYGDRNARTERPAYGDRAPRGDRPSYSNDRPQRGERSERPAYGQRSERSERPAYGDRNDRGARTERPAYGDRNARTERPAYGDRNDRSARTERPAYGDRNARTERPAYGDRNARTDRPAYGADRPQRGDRPAYGKRESGYGDRLREERAPRADRTERPAYDRAQRSDRPAYNASERPPRRDDRGGSYERPGFKTSDRSDSKFYPSREHKNTGRVHGDQKGHFTPEDDVVLERLEAQAIEATDVDGVSFGDLGLGGNIVAALTALGAASPFPIQAATIPVVLEGRDVLGRGKTGSGKTIAFAAPTVELLMKQWAQSGKSGGKRQIGRKPRALILAPTRELALQIDRTVQPIAQSVGLFTTQIYGGVPQYKQVGALQRGVDIVIGTPGRIEDLIEQGRLDLSDVAITVLDEADHMCDLGFLEPVQRILRHTKDGGQKLLFSATLDKGVATLVNEFLVNPAVHEVAGEDQASSTIDHRVLVIEHRDKAAIIEQLADRDGKTLVFARTRAFAEQLADLLDDAGIPAVSLHGDLNQGRRTRNLAQLTSGRVSVLVATDVAARGIHVDDIDLVIQADAPDEYKTYLHRAGRTGRAGKQGTVVTLIPRQRQRRMSELLERAEIAADFVDTRPGDELLRELAAL